From a region of the Leptidea sinapis chromosome 6, ilLepSina1.1, whole genome shotgun sequence genome:
- the LOC126964940 gene encoding insecticyanin-A-like, translating to MFSLIIIVLACFNNVQGYFTRPGKCPIVEVQENFRLADFYNKWYQVYHFSSDGQSLNNCSTIELMTRPSGIYLNQSRIDLGLFHRYSVGKIEIPIKEEDAAKMDLIFAFKNAPRRLKTRRYPFRVLATNYNYYATVYTCQYSPLIDKHYIYVWILSRHQILNDVSKELAVKSLHQLGLTGDMLVKDSRSCNAKYYDDFVTEPMTFRFPVPI from the exons AtgttttctttaataataattgttttagctTGTTTTAATAATGTACAAGGATATTTTACCAGGCCAGGGAAGTGTCCAATTGTTGAAGTACAGGAGAACTTTCGATTAGCTGAC TTCTACAATAAATGGTATCAAGTATACCACTTTTCCAGCGATGGCCAGAGCCTGAACAACTGTTCCACAATCGAGCTGATGACGAGGCCTTCCGGCATCTATCTAAACCAGTCCAGGATAGATCTTGGACTTTTCCACAGGTACAGCGTGGGCAAAATTGAAATACCAATTAAGGAAGAAGATGCTGCTAAAATGGATCTGATATTCGCCTTTAAAAACGCCCCAAGACGCT TGAAGACAAGAAGATATCCATTCAGAGTGCTAGCTACAAACTACAATTATTACGCGACAGTTTACACGTGCCAATACAGTCCACTTATTGACAAACACTACA TTTACGTCTGGATCCTATCAAGACATCAGATTCTGAACGACGTTTCGAAAGAGCTGGCTGTGAAATCCCTGCATCAATTAGGATTGACAGGTGACATGCTTGTGAAGGACTCACGGAGTTGCAACGCTAAATATTACGATGACTTTGTAACAGAACCCATGACCTTTAGGTTCCCTGTGCCGATATAA